ACATCGCTGTGCCTGCTGCGCATCCGCTCGCCGCTGCCTCCGCGGTGCGCCCGGCGGACATCGCAGGGCTCCGCTGGATCGGCGTGCCGGAGGGCTTCCCCTTCGACGACCTGCGGATCGCCGTCGAGGCGGCAGCGGGGGAGCCGTTCGTGATCATGCAGCGCGTGCGCGACAACCGGCTCGTCGAGGCGCTCGTCGCTGCGGGTCACGGCATCGGCATGCTGCCGCGCCTCAGCACGCGGCCCGGCGGCGGCATCGCCCTGCTGCCGCTCGCCGGAGTGCCGACCGGCCGCACCGTGAGCGCGCTCGCCCGCCGCGACGTCGCCGAGCGCGCCGTCGTGCGCCACACGATCGAGGCGCTGGAGCGGTGCGCCGCGGCCATCGCCGGTGCCGATCCGCTCGGCGGATGAGGGGTCGCGAGCAGGGCCCCGCGCGGTGGTACGATATTTCGGTTGCCTGCAGGGCATCGCCCCGATAGCTCAGCGGTAGAGCACTTCCATGGTAAGGAAGGGGTCGCGAGTTCGATCCTCGCTCGGGGCTCGCGTTCGCTTGATGCTTCGTGCTTGGGCGAGCGTTCTGGCGGGGTAGCTCAGTTGGTGAGAGCGCACGACTCATAATCGTGAGGTCGCGGGTTCGAACCCCGCCCTCGCTACCGTCAGGAGAGGCCCGGTCCCAGACCGGGCCTCTTGTCGTTCCCGGGCTCGGCCGCGTCCCTCGCTAGGCTGAGCGGGTGCCAGTGAATCCCGAGCTGCAGGGCAGGCAGTACCCGCCCACGGCCCCCTACCTCGTCGGCCGCGAGAAGGTGCGCGAGTTCGCCCGCGCGGTACAGGCGACGCACGCAGAGCACCACGACGTCGAAGCTGCGCGCGCCGCCGGCCACGCCGACCTCGTCGCGCCGCCCACCTTCCCGATCGTCGTCCAGGAGCTCACGCTGCAGCAGCTGCTCGGCGACGAGAGCGCCGGCGTCGACTTCACGCGGGTCGTGCACGGCGACCAGCGGTTCACGGCCACCCGCCCCATCGTGGCGGGCGACGAGCTCACCGCGCAGCTGACGGTCACGAGCGTCAAGTCGCTCGGCGGCAACGCCATGGTCACGAGCGAGAGCGTCATCACGGATGCGTCGGGCGGCCACGTCGTCACGGCCACGTCGACGCTCGTGGTGCGAGGAGACGTCTGATGAGCGCACAGCTGAGCAGCCTCGAGGTCGGGCAGGTCGTCGCAGAGCGCGACCTCACCTTCACGCGCGATTCGCTCGTGCGGTACGCCGGCGCGTCCGGCGACTTCAACCCCATCCACTATCGCGACGACATCGCCGCCTCCGTCGGACTGCCGGGCGTGCTCGCGCACGGCATGCTCACGATGGGCGCCGCCGTGCAGCCGGTCGTCGACTGGGCAGGGCCCTCGCGAATCCTCGACTACCAGGTGCGCTTCACACGCCCCGTCGTGGTCGACCCCGAGGCCGGCGCTGCGCTGCACGTCGTCGCGAAGGTCGGTCTGCTCGGCGAAGGCACTGCGCGCATCGACCTCACCGTCTCCGTCGACGAGCGCACCGTGCTGGGCAAGGCGCAGGTCATCGTCGCGACCGACCGGTGAGCGCGGAGCAGTCGGTGGGTGCAGCGCAGCCGGTGAGCGCCGAGCAGCTGGGCCCGCGAACGCTTGCCGAGGCGACCACCATGCGCGTCGGTGGCGAGGTCGCGACCTGGGTCGAGGCGACCACGCGCGAGCAGATCGCCGCCGCCTATGCCGAGGCGATCGCCGACGACTTCACGCCGCTCCTGCTGCTGGGCGGCGGCTCCAACACGGTCGCGGCGAGCGCGCCATTCGACGGCACCGTCCTGCACATCGCGACCCGCGGCATCCGCGCCCTGCCCATCGCTGCGCGACCCCACCGCCCCGCCGGCGAGGAGCCGCCCAGCGACGACTCGGTGGTGCTGCGC
The window above is part of the Agrococcus sp. ARC_14 genome. Proteins encoded here:
- a CDS encoding MaoC family dehydratase N-terminal domain-containing protein, yielding MPVNPELQGRQYPPTAPYLVGREKVREFARAVQATHAEHHDVEAARAAGHADLVAPPTFPIVVQELTLQQLLGDESAGVDFTRVVHGDQRFTATRPIVAGDELTAQLTVTSVKSLGGNAMVTSESVITDASGGHVVTATSTLVVRGDV
- a CDS encoding MaoC/PaaZ C-terminal domain-containing protein; the encoded protein is MSAQLSSLEVGQVVAERDLTFTRDSLVRYAGASGDFNPIHYRDDIAASVGLPGVLAHGMLTMGAAVQPVVDWAGPSRILDYQVRFTRPVVVDPEAGAALHVVAKVGLLGEGTARIDLTVSVDERTVLGKAQVIVATDR